One genomic window of Struthio camelus isolate bStrCam1 chromosome 1, bStrCam1.hap1, whole genome shotgun sequence includes the following:
- the NDUFV3 gene encoding NADH dehydrogenase [ubiquinone] flavoprotein 3, mitochondrial isoform X2, whose amino-acid sequence MLSSSSPPASTSISSTNLKEASEPSVEDLRIFMSRKTVVAFPQRVILSSLEEEKVTATGGDLRKELAEEEMSSSSSDSDSSSDSEEEKDDDNDPEIAIKTRVEFPRRDSFFPENVTVKASMLPKENLPPKHHKEYVAKKKPCRVETDVSAIKQVKFSKTSINHKTLKPKARDPNVKSTPKETGHQKVILEPHVDESQDLTDVTLKSSYLGEKSNGSQAAATQLKALSVTQEDKKQKLMSRGKGKKVKEVQESEAEEIAIPKLQEETSESTMLETHTTARDEIIQEAGVQAGERSTIEETTTAAQPAPEEFDNSTYKNLQHHEYGIYTFVDSDVVLSKFRQPQPSSGRPSPRH is encoded by the exons ATGTTGTCTTCTAGCTCTCCCCCAGCATCCACAAGCATATCTAGTACTAACCTCAAGGAAGCTTCAGAACCTTCTGTTGAAGATCTGAGGATATTCATGTCAAGAAAAACCGTGGTTGCGTTTCCTCAGCGAGTGATTCTTTCCTCCCTTGAGGAAGAAAAGGTCACTGCAACAGGAGGAGACTTGAGGAAAGAGTTAGCTGAAGAAGAAATGTCTTCATCCAGCTCAGATTCAGATTCTAGCTCAGATTCCGAAGAAGAGAAAGATGATGATAATGATCCAGAAATTGCCATTAAAACCAGAGTAGAGTTTCCAAGAcgggattctttttttcctgagaacgTAACAGTAAAGGCATCGATGCTACCAAAAGAGAATTTGCCCCCAAAACACCACAAAGAATATGTAGCTAAGAAGAAGCCGTGCAGAGTAGAAACTGATGTCTCCGCTATCAAGCAGGTCAAGTTTTCTAAGACCTCAATCAATCATAAAACATTAAAACCCAAAGCAAGAGACCCTAACGTAAAGTCAACTCCCAAAGAAACAGGTCATCAGAAGGTGATCTTGGAACCGCACGTGGATGAAAGTCAAGATCTGACAGATGTCACCCTTAAATCTAGTTATTTGGGGGAAAAGTCCAATGGAAGCCAAGCAGCAGCTACTCAGCTGAAAGCTCTGTCAGTGACTCaggaagacaaaaagcaaaaactgatgtccagagggaaaggaaaaaaggtaaagGAGGTACAGGAGTCTGAAGCGGAAGAAATAGCTATTCCTAAACTACAAGAGGAGACTTCTGAAAGCACAATGCTGGAGACGCACACTACAGCAAGGGATGAGATCATTCAGGAAGCAGGAGTCCAAGCTGGAGAAAGAAGCACAATAGAGG agacCACAACAGCTGCTCAGCCTGCTCCAGAGGAATTTGATAATTCTACGTACAAGAACCTTCAGCATCATGAATATGGTATTTATACCTTTGTGGATTCTGATGTGGTTCTCTCAAAATTCAGGCAGCCTCAGCCATCTTCTGGAAGACCGTCACCAAGACACTGA